One window from the genome of Marinitoga sp. 38H-ov encodes:
- a CDS encoding N-acetylmuramoyl-L-alanine amidase: MKKILIIFLFLLLLTSLFSKNLYLQWKKVDKNYYIEKNDTVFLNVSSLEKLEYNIMGMSENMFIIKFDDTWSSVVFPKSKIAIINSSESIILSSNDFIYINGTYYVNIKTLATLSNLEYFENSNGYYLNYKLAKLKSIDGFLMNDKLRVIMEFSKQPEKYEIYSLTSVPGYLIKVYGVEIPDVSFSKDFNNRFLSRIKAMQHSTKEIWVTIILGGEPKKYTEILENGRIIIDIEMKEDFTKPVVVLDPGHGAFDPGTLGFLGTKEKDVSLKVALKTKELLKNKDINIYLTRDTDKFVELYDRAKISNDLHADLFISIHLNSYLENRNTRGSEIYYFSFSDDAYARKIARKENIDNEDIIESRVIEKKNSIPESKEMASILQKYIKENKIPFRSIKAAEFAVLAYTKCPAVLFELEFLSNPIVEMNFKTGSYIDLFAKIIANSILEYFDIK, translated from the coding sequence ATGAAAAAAATTTTAATAATCTTTTTATTTCTTCTATTATTAACATCATTATTTTCTAAAAATTTATATTTGCAATGGAAAAAAGTTGATAAAAATTATTACATTGAGAAAAACGATACTGTTTTTCTCAATGTTTCTTCTTTAGAAAAATTAGAATATAATATTATGGGTATGTCAGAAAATATGTTTATTATAAAATTTGATGATACATGGTCATCTGTGGTGTTTCCTAAATCAAAGATAGCTATTATTAATTCATCAGAAAGTATAATATTATCCTCAAATGATTTTATATATATTAACGGCACTTATTATGTAAATATAAAAACCTTAGCAACTCTTTCGAATTTAGAATATTTTGAAAATTCTAATGGATATTATTTAAATTATAAGCTTGCAAAATTAAAAAGTATAGATGGATTTTTAATGAATGATAAACTTAGAGTTATTATGGAATTTTCAAAACAACCTGAAAAATATGAAATTTATTCATTAACATCAGTACCAGGTTATTTAATAAAAGTATATGGTGTGGAGATACCTGATGTTTCATTTTCAAAGGATTTTAATAATAGGTTTTTAAGTAGAATAAAGGCAATGCAGCATTCTACAAAGGAAATATGGGTAACAATAATTTTAGGTGGAGAACCAAAAAAATATACAGAGATACTTGAAAATGGTAGGATTATAATAGATATAGAAATGAAAGAAGACTTTACTAAACCTGTTGTTGTTTTGGATCCAGGACATGGCGCATTTGATCCTGGTACATTAGGTTTTTTAGGTACAAAAGAAAAAGATGTATCTCTAAAAGTAGCTTTAAAAACAAAAGAACTATTAAAGAATAAAGATATAAATATATATTTAACTAGAGATACAGATAAATTTGTAGAGTTATACGACAGAGCAAAAATATCAAATGATTTACATGCTGATTTATTTATCAGTATTCATCTAAATTCATATTTAGAAAATAGAAATACTAGAGGTTCTGAAATATATTATTTTTCATTTTCAGATGATGCATATGCAAGAAAAATTGCGAGAAAAGAAAATATAGATAATGAGGATATTATAGAATCTAGAGTGATAGAAAAGAAAAATTCAATACCCGAAAGTAAAGAAATGGCAAGCATTTTACAAAAATATATAAAAGAAAATAAAATACCTTTTAGATCAATAAAGGCAGCTGAATTTGCCGTTTTAGCATATACAAAATGTCCTGCAGTATTATTTGAATTAGAATTTTTATCAAATCCTATTGTAGAGATGAATTTTAAAACAGGTTCATATATTGATTTATTTGCAAAAATAATAGCCAATTCTATTTTAGAGTATTTTGATATAAAGTAA